The following proteins are co-located in the Spirosoma montaniterrae genome:
- a CDS encoding Gfo/Idh/MocA family protein gives MASRRQFLQSSALTAAAFYIVPRHVLGKGYVAPSDKLNIAAVGCGGKADFNIKQAYNGGTDNITALCDVDDRQAKKYRAQFPNAPYFQDYREMLDKAGKTFDAVIVTTPDHMHAPIAMAAMQLGKHVYVEKPLTHDIYEARMLTEAARKYKCVTQMGNQGSSGDATRVIETAIQNKIIGHVHTVYCWTNRPTWPQGVRSPKDKGESQPIPPEVNWPLWLGTAPNRDYHEAYMPFRWRGYWDFGTGALGDMGCHFMDVPFRALNLKYPTSVECSVGSVYADFFKEAFYDDVCPPSSAVHLTFPSDSRKIKEIKFSWFDGGIRPQLPEGVEYEQVFRDTNGGMLFIGTKGMLTGGLFGNNPTLLPTSKFEGKELPAPEKPLVEGKTDGHQQQWVKACKEGYGAYTSSSFDQSGPLTETVLMGNLATRSYLAREDGKFTGRKKLLWDGENMKITNYDYANQFVRRQYNGGYTL, from the coding sequence ATGGCTTCTCGTCGTCAGTTTCTTCAAAGCAGTGCGCTTACGGCGGCTGCGTTTTACATTGTGCCACGCCATGTGCTGGGCAAAGGCTACGTAGCTCCGTCCGATAAGTTGAATATTGCGGCTGTTGGCTGTGGCGGCAAAGCAGATTTCAACATCAAACAAGCATATAACGGCGGCACCGATAACATCACGGCCCTGTGTGACGTCGATGACCGGCAGGCCAAAAAATACCGCGCTCAGTTTCCCAACGCGCCCTATTTTCAGGATTACCGCGAGATGCTCGATAAAGCGGGCAAAACGTTCGACGCGGTCATTGTTACCACCCCCGACCATATGCACGCGCCCATTGCTATGGCCGCCATGCAACTCGGCAAGCATGTGTACGTTGAAAAGCCGCTGACGCACGACATCTACGAAGCCCGAATGCTGACCGAAGCCGCCCGCAAATACAAGTGCGTAACGCAGATGGGCAATCAGGGCAGTTCGGGCGATGCCACGCGAGTCATAGAAACGGCGATTCAGAACAAAATCATCGGCCACGTACATACCGTGTATTGCTGGACCAACCGCCCCACGTGGCCGCAGGGAGTGCGGTCGCCGAAAGACAAGGGCGAAAGCCAGCCCATTCCGCCTGAAGTGAACTGGCCGCTGTGGCTCGGCACGGCCCCTAACCGCGACTACCACGAAGCCTACATGCCATTCCGGTGGCGGGGTTACTGGGATTTTGGCACGGGCGCATTGGGCGATATGGGATGCCATTTTATGGACGTGCCGTTTCGGGCGTTGAACCTCAAATATCCTACCTCGGTCGAGTGCAGCGTGGGATCGGTTTATGCCGATTTCTTCAAAGAAGCTTTCTATGACGACGTTTGCCCGCCTTCATCGGCAGTTCACCTGACGTTTCCGTCTGATAGCCGAAAAATCAAAGAAATCAAGTTTTCGTGGTTCGATGGCGGCATCCGGCCCCAATTACCCGAAGGCGTTGAGTATGAGCAGGTATTTCGCGATACCAACGGTGGTATGCTGTTTATCGGCACAAAAGGCATGCTGACAGGCGGGCTGTTTGGCAACAATCCGACGCTGCTGCCCACCAGTAAGTTTGAAGGCAAAGAACTGCCCGCGCCCGAAAAACCGCTCGTAGAAGGCAAAACGGACGGGCACCAGCAGCAGTGGGTGAAAGCCTGCAAAGAAGGCTACGGTGCCTACACGTCGTCGTCGTTCGATCAGAGCGGGCCGCTTACCGAAACCGTGCTGATGGGTAATCTGGCAACGCGCTCGTACCTCGCCCGCGAAGACGGCAAGTTCACGGGCCGGAAGAAACTGCTCTGGGATGGCGAGAATATGAAAATTACCAACTACGACTACGCCAACCAGTTTGTTCGGCGGCAATACAACGGCGGTTATACCCTGTAA
- a CDS encoding SCP2 sterol-binding domain-containing protein, translating to MTLQELTDQIRTKAAHADSLNATAKLVTDQGVVYIDATQSPAIVSNDDKPADCDLHVSVSDLVKMGTGDLNPMMAFMSGKLKVKGDMGVAMKMGQVMG from the coding sequence ATGACCTTACAGGAACTCACCGACCAGATTCGGACCAAAGCAGCCCACGCCGACAGCCTTAATGCCACGGCCAAACTCGTAACCGATCAGGGGGTTGTGTACATCGACGCAACCCAATCGCCCGCTATAGTTTCCAACGACGATAAACCCGCCGACTGCGACCTGCACGTCAGCGTGAGCGATCTTGTGAAAATGGGAACGGGCGATCTCAACCCCATGATGGCTTTCATGAGTGGCAAACTTAAAGTGAAAGGCGACATGGGCGTAGCCATGAAAATGGGTCAGGTGATGGGCTAA